The Amblyomma americanum isolate KBUSLIRL-KWMA chromosome 3, ASM5285725v1, whole genome shotgun sequence genome window below encodes:
- the LOC144126350 gene encoding uncharacterized protein LOC144126350, giving the protein MELEQRISNWLPALDKEIVELTVQKLQQCGVESLEHLKYVVEEDLQFLKPISRRILLERFHSAATPNPPVSLSPNDIQSPTSTQCASFSTPWEVFPPQLMKACQEGKRPVKSDLNEMVRLVSDHILAINRKPGRKILRAIAAEIVSHYPKTFEDTLNGAVIGSGIETLLWKLENCVSNKRRPSSEQPHQFEPDDELDLSVKQVKIQRDSYGCVAWQPKLPSDETADSQEKKKDDLLSQFRLAFPDETMVAQLMSETYASQRQLINASKNIQDIERSWPFLCQAKHLTNHVNILLGSNVADFR; this is encoded by the coding sequence ATGGAGTTGGAACAACGAATTTCCAACTGGCTGCCAGCCCTGGACAAGGAGATTGTAGAGCTGACAGTCCAGAAGCTGCAGCAATGTGGTGTAGAGTCCCTGGAACATCTGAAGTATGTGGTTGAAGAGgatttgcaatttttaaagcCCATCAGCAGAAGGATTCTTCTTGAAAGGTTTCACTCAGCGGCTACGCCCAACCCACCAGTGTCACTTTCTCCCAACGACATTCAATCGCCTACAAGCACACAGTGTGCAAGCTTTTCTACACCTTGGGAGGTTTTCCCACCACAGCTTATGAAGGCTTGCCAAGAAGGGAAGCGTCCAGTAAAGAGCGACTTGAATGAAATGGTACGACTTGTGAGTGACCATATTCTTGCCATAAACAGGAAGCCAGGTCGCAAGATCTTGAGGGCCATCGCAGCTGAAATTGTGAGCCATTACCCGAAGACATTCGAGGACACCctaaatggggcagtaattggcTCGGGTATTGAGACACTCTTGTGGAAACTTGAAAACTGTGTTAGCAACAAACGAAGGCCAAGCTCTGAGCAGCCACATCAGTTCGAACCGGACGATGAACTGGACTTGAGTGTCAAACAAGTGAAGATTCAGAGAGactcatatgggtgtgtggcatggcaaccaaagcTTCCATCTGACGAGACTGCTGActcacaggagaagaaaaaagacgacTTGCTGTCGCAGTTCAGGCTTGCGTTTCCAGATGAGACCATGGTTGCACAGCTCATGTCAGAGACTTATGCATCACAACGTCAGCTTATCAATGCATCCAAAAATATTCAAGACATTGAGCGAAGCTGGCCATTTCTGTGTCAGGCaaagcacctgaccaaccacgtaaacATCTTGCTAGGCTCAAATGTTGCAGACTTTCGATGA